The Mycolicibacterium boenickei genome has a segment encoding these proteins:
- a CDS encoding SulP family inorganic anion transporter codes for MIRTVAGTFSRLLPHRDDYTELPRSWRRDILAGVTVGVVALPLALAFGISSGVGAAAGLVTAVVAGLVAAVFGGSHVQVSGPTGAMAVVLAPIVAQHGLGSIALVTVVAGLVVLAAGATGLGRAVTFIPWPVIEGFTLGIAAIIFLQQVPAAFAQQAPAGERTLPAAFSVVAQADWTSAAKTLGVVAVVALLMIVLPRLHRAIPESLTAVIVVTVLVSTLHIPVAAIGELPSHLPAPLLPHADLGALRTLLGAALAIAALAAIESLLSARVAATMSPTGPYDPDRELVGQGLASVASGVFGGMPATGAIARTAVNVRSGARTRVAAIVHSLVLLGVVYLATGPVSTIPLAALAGVLMVTSFRMISAATIRKILHSTRSDALTFTLTAAVTVCFDLIEAVEIGVVVAAFFALRSVARRSSVVREELPGPPHPGDDQIALLRLDGAMFFGAAERISSAIVDAEHPHTSVVIIRMSQLGMLDATGAHTLAEIATELESRGITVIIKGVRPEHAELLANVGVFESLRHENHLLDSLDDAIEHARSHVS; via the coding sequence GTGATCAGAACCGTGGCCGGCACGTTCAGCCGCCTGCTGCCTCATCGCGACGACTACACCGAGCTGCCCCGCTCGTGGCGGCGGGACATCCTCGCCGGCGTGACGGTCGGCGTGGTGGCCCTGCCGTTGGCGTTGGCGTTCGGGATCAGTTCGGGGGTCGGCGCTGCCGCCGGCCTGGTCACGGCCGTGGTGGCGGGCCTGGTCGCCGCCGTGTTCGGCGGGTCGCATGTGCAGGTGTCCGGGCCGACGGGTGCGATGGCGGTGGTGCTCGCGCCGATCGTCGCGCAGCACGGGCTCGGCAGCATCGCGTTGGTGACGGTGGTGGCCGGCCTGGTGGTGCTGGCGGCCGGGGCCACCGGTCTCGGCCGGGCGGTGACGTTCATCCCGTGGCCGGTGATCGAGGGGTTCACCCTGGGCATCGCGGCGATCATCTTCCTGCAGCAGGTGCCCGCCGCGTTCGCGCAGCAGGCCCCGGCCGGCGAGCGCACGTTGCCCGCCGCGTTCAGCGTCGTCGCTCAGGCCGACTGGACGTCCGCGGCGAAAACCCTTGGGGTGGTTGCTGTTGTCGCGCTGTTGATGATCGTGCTCCCCCGCTTGCACCGCGCGATCCCCGAGTCGCTCACCGCCGTCATCGTGGTCACGGTTCTGGTCAGCACCCTGCACATCCCGGTCGCCGCGATCGGCGAACTGCCGTCGCACCTGCCTGCCCCGCTGCTACCCCACGCCGACCTCGGCGCGTTGCGCACCCTCCTGGGCGCGGCACTGGCCATCGCCGCGCTGGCCGCCATCGAATCGCTGCTCTCCGCGCGGGTCGCGGCGACCATGTCGCCGACGGGACCGTACGACCCGGACCGCGAGCTGGTGGGCCAGGGCCTGGCCTCGGTTGCCTCCGGGGTCTTCGGCGGCATGCCCGCCACGGGCGCGATCGCCCGCACCGCGGTCAACGTCCGGTCCGGCGCCAGGACGCGGGTGGCAGCGATCGTTCACTCGCTCGTTCTGCTCGGCGTGGTGTACCTGGCGACAGGACCGGTGTCGACCATTCCGCTCGCCGCACTGGCCGGGGTGCTGATGGTGACGTCGTTCCGGATGATCTCGGCAGCCACGATCCGGAAGATCCTGCACTCCACCCGATCCGACGCGTTGACGTTCACCCTGACCGCCGCCGTCACGGTGTGCTTCGACCTGATCGAGGCCGTCGAGATCGGTGTCGTCGTCGCCGCGTTCTTCGCGTTGCGTTCGGTGGCGCGGCGCAGCAGCGTCGTCCGCGAGGAACTTCCGGGCCCGCCGCATCCCGGCGACGATCAGATCGCGTTGCTGCGCCTCGACGGCGCCATGTTCTTCGGTGCGGCCGAACGTATTTCGAGTGCCATCGTGGACGCCGAGCATCCGCACACGTCCGTCGTCATCATCCGGATGTCGCAACTGGGCATGCTCGACGCCACCGGCGCCCACACCCTCGCCGAGATCGCGACCGAGCTGGAGTCGCGCGGTATCACGGTGATCATCAAGGGCGTTCGACCCGAACACGCCGAGTTGCTGGCCAACGTCGGCGTGTTCGAGTCACTACGACACGAGAACCATCTGCTCGATTCGCTCGACGACGCGATCGAGCATGCCCGCTCGCACGTCAGCTGA
- a CDS encoding LLM class F420-dependent oxidoreductase, producing MRFAFKTSPQNTTWADMLAIWKAADKIDVFESGWTFDHFYPIFSDSSGPCLEGWTTLTALAQATERLRVGVLVTGIHYRHPAVLANMASALDIVSNGRLELGIGAGWNEEESGAYGIELGSIKERFDRFEEACQVLKGLLTQETTTFDGKFYQLKDARNEPKGPQQPHPPFCIGGSGEKRTLRITAQYADHWNFVGGPPEEFARKRDVLAAHCADIGRDPKEITLSAHVRLGEDRDYQKVVDEAAALGAEGLDLAIIYLPPPYDPAVLEPLAEAIRDSGQLSR from the coding sequence GTGCGCTTCGCCTTCAAAACATCCCCGCAGAACACAACTTGGGCCGACATGCTTGCCATCTGGAAAGCTGCCGACAAGATCGACGTCTTCGAATCCGGCTGGACGTTCGACCACTTCTATCCGATCTTCTCCGACTCGTCCGGCCCCTGTCTCGAGGGCTGGACGACGCTGACCGCCCTGGCGCAGGCCACTGAGCGGTTGCGTGTCGGCGTACTCGTCACCGGTATCCACTACCGCCATCCCGCCGTCCTGGCGAACATGGCCTCAGCGCTCGACATCGTCTCCAACGGTCGCCTGGAACTGGGCATCGGCGCCGGCTGGAACGAGGAGGAATCCGGCGCCTACGGCATCGAACTGGGTTCGATCAAGGAGCGCTTCGACCGGTTCGAGGAGGCCTGCCAGGTCCTGAAGGGACTGCTGACGCAGGAGACGACGACGTTCGACGGCAAGTTCTACCAGCTCAAGGACGCCCGCAACGAGCCCAAGGGCCCGCAGCAGCCGCATCCGCCGTTCTGCATCGGCGGTAGCGGCGAGAAGCGGACCCTGCGCATCACCGCGCAGTACGCCGACCACTGGAACTTCGTCGGCGGGCCGCCCGAGGAGTTCGCCCGCAAGCGCGATGTGCTGGCCGCGCACTGCGCCGACATCGGTCGTGACCCCAAGGAGATCACCCTGTCGGCACACGTCCGCCTCGGCGAGGACCGCGACTACCAGAAGGTGGTCGACGAGGCCGCCGCCCTGGGCGCCGAGGGTCTGGATCTGGCAATCATCTACCTGCCGCCGCCCTACGATCCGGCCGTGCTGGAACCGCTGGCGGAAGCGATCAGGGATTCCGGTCAGCTCAGTCGCTGA
- a CDS encoding PHP domain-containing protein codes for MDPVTALRQIAYYKDRAREDPRRVMAYRNAADVVEALTDAQRERLGASNSWQSLPGVGPKTAKVIAQAWAGREPDTLVELRSAAEDLGGGEVRAALRGDLHVHSNWSDGSAPIEEMMLAARDLGHEYCALTDHSPRLRVANGLSAERLREQLDVIEEIRELVAPMRILTGIEVDILEDGSLDQEPELLERLDVVVASVHSKLAMDSAAMTRRMVKAVSNPHTDVLGHCTGRLVTGGRGMRPESKFDAEKVFAACLDHDTAVEINSRPERRDPPTRLLNLALDIGCLFSIDTDSHAPGQLEFLGYGAQRALDAQVPIERIVNTWPADRLLDWTSR; via the coding sequence ATGGATCCGGTGACCGCACTGCGTCAGATCGCGTACTACAAAGACCGCGCGCGGGAAGACCCGCGGCGGGTGATGGCCTACCGCAACGCCGCCGATGTCGTCGAGGCATTGACCGATGCCCAGCGAGAACGGCTGGGCGCGTCGAACAGCTGGCAGTCGTTGCCCGGGGTCGGGCCCAAGACCGCGAAGGTGATCGCCCAGGCATGGGCCGGACGGGAACCCGACACTCTCGTCGAATTGCGTTCGGCGGCCGAAGATCTCGGTGGCGGCGAGGTCCGTGCGGCGTTGCGCGGCGACCTGCATGTGCACTCGAACTGGTCAGACGGGTCCGCCCCGATCGAGGAGATGATGCTTGCCGCGCGCGACCTGGGCCACGAGTACTGCGCGCTGACCGACCACTCGCCTCGGCTCAGGGTGGCCAACGGGCTGTCGGCCGAACGACTACGCGAGCAGCTCGACGTCATCGAGGAGATCCGCGAACTTGTCGCACCCATGCGCATCCTCACCGGGATCGAGGTGGACATCCTCGAAGACGGCTCGCTGGACCAGGAACCCGAGCTGCTGGAACGCCTCGACGTGGTGGTGGCCAGCGTGCACTCCAAGTTGGCCATGGACTCGGCGGCGATGACCCGGCGGATGGTCAAAGCCGTGTCGAACCCGCACACCGACGTGTTGGGGCACTGCACCGGCCGCCTGGTCACCGGCGGGCGCGGCATGCGGCCGGAGTCGAAATTCGACGCCGAGAAGGTGTTCGCCGCCTGCCTCGACCACGACACCGCCGTCGAGATCAACTCCCGGCCCGAGCGGCGCGACCCACCGACCCGCCTGCTCAACCTCGCGCTCGACATCGGCTGCTTGTTCAGCATCGACACCGACTCCCACGCGCCCGGGCAGCTCGAGTTCCTCGGCTACGGAGCCCAGCGGGCCCTGGACGCGCAGGTGCCGATCGAACGGATCGTCAACACCTGGCCCGCCGACCGGCTTCTCGACTGGACCTCACGCTGA
- a CDS encoding flavin-containing monooxygenase, with translation MTEHFDVVIVGAGISGISTAWHLQDRCPTKSYVILERRENIGGTWDLFKYPGIRSDSDMFTLGFRFKPWESAKSIADGQSIWNYINEAADENGIRNHIRTGHRVLSVDWSDADNRWTVDVEHDGETKQITASFLSVCSGYYNYDEGYSPEFPGAADFKGQIIHPQHWPEDLDYTGKKIVVIGSGATAVTLIPSLVNEGAGHVTMLQRSPTYIGALPLEDPVAARTNKYLPKHLAHFINRWKQIGYSTGQYQVARKFPAVFKKALRQMAERRLPEGFDYDKHFSPRYNPWDERVCLAPNGDLFKAIRSGKADVVTDTIDTFTETGIKLASGEELQADIIVTATGLNMQLFGGATANRNGEPIDLTKCMTYKGLMLSGVPNMAITFGYTNASWTLKADLVSEFICRLLNYMDANGFDRVEAQHPGDAVDELPFMDFTPGYFRRAMDSLPKSGSEAPWKLKQNYFFDMRTIRYGKVDEESLMFTKHRAAVTV, from the coding sequence ATGACCGAACATTTCGATGTTGTGATCGTCGGTGCCGGCATCTCCGGCATCAGCACGGCCTGGCACCTGCAGGACCGTTGCCCCACCAAGAGCTACGTGATCCTGGAGCGCCGGGAGAACATCGGCGGCACCTGGGACCTGTTCAAGTACCCGGGCATCCGCTCCGACTCCGACATGTTCACCCTCGGCTTCCGGTTCAAGCCATGGGAGTCGGCGAAGTCCATCGCCGACGGCCAGTCGATCTGGAACTACATCAACGAGGCCGCTGACGAGAACGGCATCCGCAACCACATCCGCACCGGTCACCGCGTCCTGTCGGTGGACTGGTCGGACGCCGACAACCGCTGGACCGTCGACGTCGAGCACGACGGTGAGACCAAGCAGATCACCGCGTCGTTCCTGTCGGTGTGCAGCGGCTACTACAACTACGACGAGGGCTACTCGCCGGAGTTCCCGGGTGCGGCCGACTTCAAGGGCCAGATCATCCACCCGCAGCATTGGCCGGAAGACCTGGACTACACCGGCAAGAAGATCGTCGTGATCGGTTCCGGCGCAACAGCTGTCACGCTGATCCCGTCGTTGGTCAACGAGGGCGCCGGCCATGTCACGATGCTGCAGCGCTCACCCACCTACATCGGCGCCCTCCCGCTGGAGGACCCGGTCGCGGCCCGGACCAACAAGTACCTGCCGAAGCATCTGGCGCACTTCATCAACCGGTGGAAGCAGATCGGCTACAGCACCGGGCAGTACCAGGTCGCCCGGAAGTTCCCGGCTGTGTTCAAGAAGGCGCTGCGCCAGATGGCCGAGCGCAGGCTGCCCGAGGGCTTCGACTACGACAAGCACTTCAGCCCGCGCTACAACCCGTGGGACGAGCGAGTCTGCCTGGCGCCCAACGGCGATCTGTTCAAGGCCATCCGCTCCGGCAAGGCCGACGTCGTCACCGACACCATCGACACCTTCACCGAGACCGGCATCAAGCTGGCCTCCGGCGAGGAGTTGCAGGCCGACATCATCGTCACCGCGACCGGTCTGAACATGCAGCTGTTCGGCGGCGCGACGGCCAACCGCAACGGCGAACCGATCGACCTGACCAAGTGCATGACCTACAAGGGCCTCATGCTCTCGGGTGTGCCGAACATGGCCATCACCTTCGGCTACACCAACGCGTCCTGGACTCTGAAGGCCGACCTGGTCTCCGAGTTCATCTGCCGCCTGCTGAACTACATGGACGCCAACGGTTTCGACCGCGTCGAGGCGCAGCACCCCGGCGACGCCGTCGACGAGCTGCCGTTCATGGACTTCACCCCGGGTTACTTCCGGCGGGCCATGGACAGTCTGCCCAAGTCGGGCTCGGAAGCGCCGTGGAAGCTGAAGCAGAACTACTTCTTCGACATGCGGACCATCCGGTACGGCAAGGTCGACGAGGAGTCGCTGATGTTCACCAAACACCGTGCCGCAGTGACGGTTTAA
- the dinB gene encoding DNA polymerase IV — MFVSGGPTQQAAILHADLDSFYASVEQRDDPALRGRPVIVGGGVVLAASYEAKAFGVRTAMGGGQARALCPQAVVVPPRMSAYSEASRHVFEVFHDTTPVVEPLSVDEAFLDVSGLGRVSGTPVEIARRLREQVSEQVGLPITVGIARTKFLAKVASQVAKPDGLLLVPPDRELAFLYPLPVRRLWGVGAKTAEKLHAHGLETVADVAELPESALRPMVGGAMARQLYALSRNIDRRRVTTGVRRSSVGAQRALGRRGNTMSAAEVDVVVVNLVDRITRRMRGAGRTGRTVVLRLRFDDFGRATRSHTLPRATASTDAILAAARALVTAAAPVIAERGLTLIGFAVSNIDHQGSQQLELPFDSEPDPVAIDGAIDEVRQRFGNAMLTRGVLVGRDPGLEMPTLPY; from the coding sequence ATGTTCGTGTCCGGCGGTCCAACCCAGCAGGCGGCCATCCTGCACGCTGATCTCGATTCGTTCTACGCATCCGTCGAGCAGCGCGATGATCCGGCCCTGCGCGGCCGCCCGGTGATCGTCGGCGGCGGCGTGGTGCTGGCGGCCAGTTACGAGGCCAAGGCGTTCGGGGTGCGCACGGCGATGGGCGGCGGCCAGGCCCGGGCGCTGTGCCCGCAGGCCGTGGTGGTGCCGCCGCGCATGTCCGCCTATTCAGAGGCCAGCCGGCATGTGTTCGAGGTGTTCCACGACACGACGCCGGTGGTCGAGCCGCTGTCGGTGGACGAGGCGTTTCTCGACGTGTCCGGCCTGGGCCGGGTGTCGGGCACCCCGGTGGAGATCGCCCGGAGGCTGCGGGAGCAGGTCAGCGAGCAGGTGGGGCTGCCCATCACCGTCGGCATCGCCCGGACCAAGTTCCTGGCCAAGGTGGCCAGCCAGGTGGCCAAGCCGGACGGCCTGCTGCTGGTCCCGCCGGACCGCGAATTGGCGTTCCTGTATCCGCTGCCGGTGCGCCGGCTGTGGGGTGTGGGCGCCAAGACCGCCGAGAAGCTGCATGCCCACGGGCTCGAAACCGTCGCCGATGTGGCCGAACTCCCCGAGTCGGCTTTGCGCCCCATGGTCGGCGGAGCAATGGCACGGCAGCTGTATGCGTTGTCACGCAACATCGATCGCCGCCGGGTGACGACGGGGGTGCGGCGCAGCTCCGTCGGCGCCCAACGGGCCCTCGGGCGACGCGGCAACACGATGTCGGCCGCGGAGGTGGACGTGGTGGTGGTCAACCTCGTCGACCGGATCACCCGCCGCATGCGGGGCGCCGGACGCACCGGGCGCACCGTCGTATTGCGTTTGCGCTTCGATGATTTCGGCCGGGCGACACGCTCGCACACCCTGCCCCGGGCCACCGCGTCGACCGATGCGATCCTGGCAGCCGCCCGCGCATTGGTGACGGCCGCGGCACCGGTGATCGCCGAGCGCGGGCTGACCCTGATCGGATTCGCGGTGTCCAACATCGACCACCAGGGCAGCCAGCAATTGGAATTGCCGTTCGATTCAGAGCCCGATCCGGTCGCGATCGACGGCGCCATCGACGAGGTGCGTCAGCGGTTCGGCAACGCGATGTTGACCCGGGGCGTGCTGGTCGGCCGCGATCCCGGCCTGGAGATGCCGACGCTGCCTTACTAG
- a CDS encoding glycosyltransferase family 87 protein, giving the protein MRLRRRVVSGAVLVAVLALLVHNQLVPFSTHFFGLTENNFDLDTYRAAVHASWDGRSLYQEPALRGAWYVYPPFATFILAPFAWLGFDGAKYVLLAVSIGALALIAWRVLRLAGICAGLRLAVMCAALAVIVVEIEPVQATLWWGQINILLMAVVVLDLLRPTDARWRGIGLGIAAGIKLTPLIFLPYLLFTRQWRASATAALTFAATVAFTWPLLPRDSAWFWSHLGDTAHISSIEHLANQSINGFLARYFAPSPRPEWLWIVVSLLVLAAGLAAATWAHRRGERALAVVLVGLTGCAVSPFSWAAHWVWFAPAVFWLVAKACTMQGMWARGWMYRAAGLYAMVFMWTLHRPGRNHSTMYFSGVYWNYLDLRRFWVGQLASGWYPLTFLCFMAVAVSWLRLSAPPRSDEPDPFCLDTVDLDDYPPEFLDEELGRTQARF; this is encoded by the coding sequence ATGAGGCTGCGACGTCGCGTCGTCTCAGGTGCAGTCTTGGTGGCTGTGCTGGCACTGCTGGTGCACAACCAGCTGGTGCCGTTCAGCACACACTTCTTTGGCTTGACCGAGAACAACTTCGACCTGGACACGTATCGCGCTGCGGTACATGCCTCCTGGGACGGCCGGAGTCTGTACCAGGAGCCGGCGCTGCGTGGGGCTTGGTACGTCTACCCGCCGTTCGCGACGTTCATCCTTGCGCCGTTCGCCTGGCTCGGTTTCGACGGCGCCAAGTACGTTCTGCTGGCTGTGTCGATCGGCGCCCTGGCGCTCATCGCGTGGCGCGTCCTGCGGTTGGCCGGCATCTGTGCCGGCCTGCGGCTCGCGGTGATGTGCGCTGCGCTCGCGGTGATCGTGGTCGAGATCGAACCGGTGCAGGCCACGCTCTGGTGGGGTCAGATCAACATCCTGCTGATGGCGGTCGTCGTGCTCGACCTGTTGCGACCCACCGACGCCCGGTGGCGGGGGATCGGTCTGGGTATCGCGGCGGGTATCAAGCTCACGCCGCTGATCTTCCTGCCGTACCTGCTGTTCACCCGGCAGTGGCGCGCCTCGGCCACTGCCGCACTGACTTTCGCGGCGACCGTCGCTTTCACCTGGCCGCTCCTACCGCGAGATAGCGCCTGGTTCTGGAGTCACCTCGGGGACACCGCGCACATCAGCAGCATCGAGCACCTGGCCAACCAGTCGATCAACGGATTTCTCGCCCGGTACTTCGCGCCGAGCCCGCGGCCGGAGTGGCTGTGGATCGTGGTAAGCCTGTTGGTGCTTGCCGCCGGTCTCGCCGCGGCGACCTGGGCGCACCGCCGGGGGGAACGTGCGTTGGCGGTGGTCCTGGTGGGCCTGACCGGGTGCGCGGTATCGCCGTTCAGTTGGGCGGCGCACTGGGTGTGGTTTGCCCCCGCGGTGTTCTGGCTGGTCGCGAAAGCCTGCACGATGCAAGGCATGTGGGCACGCGGCTGGATGTACCGGGCAGCGGGCCTGTACGCGATGGTGTTCATGTGGACCCTGCACCGTCCGGGCCGCAACCACAGCACCATGTACTTCAGCGGCGTGTACTGGAATTACCTGGACCTGCGGCGGTTCTGGGTCGGCCAGCTCGCGAGCGGCTGGTACCCACTGACTTTCCTGTGCTTCATGGCCGTGGCAGTGAGCTGGTTGCGGCTGAGCGCGCCGCCGCGGAGCGACGAACCCGACCCGTTCTGCTTGGACACCGTGGACCTCGACGACTACCCGCCGGAGTTCCTCGACGAGGAGTTGGGCCGCACTCAGGCCCGTTTTTGA
- a CDS encoding NAD-dependent succinate-semialdehyde dehydrogenase, whose product MSEYAVTDPATAEVVATYPTSTDAEIQAAIEAAAKTGRTWARTTTVAERAALIGKVAALHEQRREQLADVIVREMGKPRDQALGEVDFSAAIYQYYADNAEKFLADEEIALLEGEGTAVVKRGPVGVLLGIMPWNYPYYQVARFAGPNLIVGNTILLKHAPQCPESAELLQLIFLEAGLPQGAYVDIRATNDQVAEIIADPRVAAVSLTGSERAGAAVAEIAGRNLKKCVLELGGSDPFIVLSTDDLDATVQAAVEGRMENTGQACNAAKRFIVAENLYDDFLAKFTEKLLAAADGIAPLSSELAAERLEQQVKAAVDQGAELTSAGERRGAFYPPAVLTGVTEDNDAYRQELFGPVAVVYKAGSEDEAVEIANDTPFGLGSYVFTTDADQAARVADRIDAGMVFVNAVGAEGAELPFGGVKRSGFGRELGKFGMDEFVNKKLIRTVS is encoded by the coding sequence ATGAGCGAGTACGCAGTCACCGATCCGGCGACCGCCGAGGTGGTCGCCACCTACCCGACCTCGACCGACGCCGAGATCCAGGCTGCGATCGAGGCCGCCGCCAAGACCGGCCGCACCTGGGCCCGCACCACAACTGTCGCCGAGCGGGCCGCGCTCATCGGTAAGGTCGCCGCCCTGCACGAGCAGCGTCGCGAGCAGCTCGCCGATGTCATCGTCCGGGAGATGGGCAAGCCGCGCGACCAGGCCCTGGGCGAGGTCGACTTCAGCGCCGCCATCTACCAGTACTACGCGGACAACGCCGAGAAGTTCCTCGCCGACGAGGAGATCGCCCTGCTCGAGGGTGAGGGCACCGCTGTGGTCAAGCGTGGCCCGGTCGGTGTCCTGCTCGGCATCATGCCGTGGAACTACCCGTACTACCAGGTCGCCCGGTTCGCCGGCCCAAACCTGATCGTGGGCAACACAATTCTGCTCAAGCACGCTCCGCAATGCCCCGAATCCGCCGAGCTGCTGCAGCTGATCTTCCTCGAGGCCGGACTGCCGCAGGGCGCCTACGTCGACATCCGGGCCACCAACGATCAGGTCGCCGAGATCATCGCCGACCCCCGCGTGGCGGCGGTGTCGCTGACCGGTTCCGAGCGCGCGGGAGCCGCGGTGGCCGAGATCGCCGGACGCAACCTCAAGAAGTGCGTGCTCGAACTCGGTGGCTCCGACCCGTTCATCGTGCTGTCCACCGATGACCTCGACGCGACCGTGCAGGCCGCGGTCGAAGGCCGGATGGAGAACACCGGCCAGGCCTGCAACGCGGCCAAGCGTTTCATCGTCGCCGAGAACCTCTACGACGACTTCCTGGCCAAGTTCACCGAGAAGCTGCTGGCCGCCGCCGACGGAATCGCCCCGCTGTCTTCGGAATTGGCCGCTGAGCGGCTCGAACAGCAGGTCAAGGCCGCCGTCGACCAGGGTGCCGAGCTGACGTCCGCCGGTGAGCGTCGTGGTGCCTTCTACCCGCCGGCAGTGCTGACCGGTGTCACCGAGGACAACGACGCCTACCGGCAGGAGCTGTTCGGCCCGGTCGCGGTGGTCTACAAGGCCGGCTCGGAGGACGAAGCCGTCGAAATCGCCAACGACACCCCGTTCGGGCTGGGTTCCTACGTATTCACCACCGATGCCGATCAGGCCGCACGGGTGGCCGACCGCATCGACGCGGGCATGGTGTTCGTGAACGCGGTCGGAGCCGAGGGGGCCGAACTGCCGTTCGGCGGCGTCAAGCGGTCCGGCTTCGGCCGCGAGCTCGGCAAGTTCGGCATGGACGAGTTCGTGAACAAGAAGCTGATCCGCACCGTCAGCTGA
- a CDS encoding thiol-disulfide oxidoreductase DCC family protein — translation MSGVLYFDGNCGMCTRSVNSLMRRQRTGDLHIEPFQRPGTAEQLGVTADQLTEAAWWRDSSGDVYRGAEAINAALSAGMGSRIPLGVYRIPGMRQLQNAAYRWVANHRYRFPGTTPHCAARPGDC, via the coding sequence ATGAGCGGTGTCCTGTACTTCGACGGCAACTGCGGGATGTGCACGCGCAGCGTCAACTCCCTGATGCGGCGACAGCGCACGGGAGACCTGCACATCGAGCCGTTTCAGCGGCCCGGTACCGCCGAGCAGCTCGGCGTGACCGCCGATCAGCTCACCGAAGCGGCCTGGTGGCGGGACTCGTCGGGCGATGTGTACCGCGGCGCCGAAGCGATCAACGCGGCGCTCTCGGCCGGGATGGGCAGCCGGATCCCGTTGGGCGTGTACCGGATTCCCGGAATGCGTCAGCTGCAGAATGCCGCGTACCGCTGGGTGGCGAACCACCGCTATCGGTTCCCGGGCACCACGCCACACTGCGCGGCGCGACCGGGCGACTGCTGA
- a CDS encoding TetR/AcrR family transcriptional regulator, with amino-acid sequence MTTSSTTRAPRGRRAARPSGDDREAAILETARQLLETRKFTDISVDDLAKGAGISRPTFYFYFPSKEAVVLSLLDPMIKRADTGFDGALEDMPADPRQAIRRGIEIFFSSFGSHPATARAGAEALDTIPEIREFWSGLMQKWIALTAALITAERQRGAAPDTIPAMDLATSLNLMNERTILAALRTEQPAVEYDKVVDTLAHIWLTSIYGEAR; translated from the coding sequence GTGACCACCTCCAGCACGACCCGCGCACCGCGCGGTCGCCGCGCGGCCAGGCCCTCGGGTGACGACCGCGAAGCGGCGATCCTCGAGACGGCGCGGCAGCTGCTGGAGACCAGGAAGTTCACCGACATATCGGTCGATGACCTGGCCAAAGGCGCCGGGATCTCCCGGCCGACGTTCTACTTCTATTTCCCGTCCAAGGAAGCGGTCGTGCTGTCGTTGCTCGATCCGATGATCAAGCGCGCGGACACCGGTTTCGACGGTGCGTTGGAGGACATGCCCGCGGATCCCAGACAGGCGATCCGCCGGGGGATCGAGATTTTCTTCAGCTCATTCGGGTCGCACCCGGCCACCGCAAGGGCGGGAGCCGAAGCGCTCGACACCATTCCCGAGATCCGCGAATTCTGGTCCGGGCTGATGCAGAAGTGGATCGCCCTGACCGCCGCTCTGATCACCGCCGAACGGCAACGCGGCGCCGCCCCGGACACCATTCCCGCGATGGACCTCGCGACCTCGCTCAACCTGATGAACGAACGCACGATATTGGCGGCGCTCCGCACCGAACAACCCGCTGTCGAATACGACAAGGTGGTCGACACCCTCGCCCACATCTGGCTGACCAGCATCTACGGCGAGGCCCGCTAG
- a CDS encoding transposase, whose protein sequence is MAKPTKTQYSFEFKLEVVRKVIDEGATAQQVAQEYGLSSASLVQTWVRAYRRLGEEGLKPKPKGRQPQDAGSSSQELTDLARLEQENERLRAENAYLKKLRALMVHEQR, encoded by the coding sequence GTGGCTAAACCGACCAAAACGCAGTACTCGTTCGAGTTCAAGCTCGAGGTGGTGCGCAAGGTGATCGACGAGGGTGCGACTGCGCAGCAGGTAGCTCAGGAGTACGGGCTGTCGTCGGCCTCGCTGGTGCAGACCTGGGTGCGGGCCTACCGCCGGCTCGGTGAGGAAGGGTTGAAACCCAAACCTAAAGGGCGCCAACCTCAAGACGCTGGTTCCTCGTCGCAGGAGTTGACAGACCTGGCGCGGTTGGAGCAGGAGAATGAGCGGTTGCGGGCGGAGAACGCCTACCTAAAAAAATTGCGAGCCTTGATGGTGCACGAACAGCGGTGA